A region from the Lysobacter sp. BMK333-48F3 genome encodes:
- the trpC gene encoding indole-3-glycerol phosphate synthase TrpC: protein MSDILNTILARKREEIEQRSRVRPLVDVRARAQAMQLPTRGFVDAIKRKHAEGAAAVIAEVKKASPSKGLIRADFKPAQIARSYEAGGAACLSVLTDVDFFQGSNAYLGEAREACALPVLRKDFTVDPYQIYEARLIGADAILLIVAALEDGPMIEMAGLAMELGMDVLVEVHDIDELERALQTDCELIGVNNRNLRTFQVSLDTSLELRSAVPPDRTLVTESGIATPADVARMRAAGIETFLVGESFMRERDPGAALQRLFAA from the coding sequence ATGAGCGACATCCTCAACACCATCCTGGCGCGCAAGCGCGAAGAGATCGAACAGCGCAGCCGGGTGCGTCCGCTGGTCGACGTGCGCGCGCGCGCGCAGGCGATGCAGCTGCCGACCCGCGGCTTCGTCGATGCGATCAAGCGCAAGCACGCCGAAGGCGCGGCCGCGGTGATCGCCGAGGTCAAGAAGGCCAGCCCGTCCAAGGGCCTGATCCGCGCCGACTTCAAGCCTGCGCAGATCGCCCGCAGCTACGAGGCCGGCGGCGCGGCCTGCCTGTCGGTGCTGACCGACGTCGATTTCTTCCAGGGCAGCAACGCCTACCTCGGCGAGGCGCGCGAAGCCTGCGCGCTGCCGGTGCTGCGCAAGGATTTCACCGTCGATCCTTACCAGATCTACGAGGCGCGGCTGATCGGCGCCGACGCGATCCTGCTGATCGTCGCCGCGCTCGAGGACGGGCCGATGATCGAGATGGCCGGGCTGGCGATGGAGCTGGGCATGGACGTGCTGGTGGAAGTGCACGACATCGACGAGCTCGAACGCGCGCTGCAGACCGATTGCGAGCTGATCGGGGTCAACAACCGCAACCTGCGCACCTTCCAGGTCTCGCTCGACACCAGCCTGGAATTGCGCAGCGCGGTGCCGCCGGACCGCACCCTGGTCACCGAAAGCGGCATCGCCACCCCGGCCGACGTCGCGCGCATGCGCGCGGCCGGCATCGAGACGTTCCTGGTCGGCGAAAGCTTCATGCGCGAACGCGACCCGGGCGCGGCGCTGCAGCGGCTGTTCGCGGCGTGA
- a CDS encoding antibiotic biosynthesis monooxygenase has translation MSASFAKLPSPPYYAVIFSSQRNGEDDPGYGQAAQRMVELAAQQPGFLGVESVRGDDGYGITVSYWADEAAIAAWKRQAEHAATRAYGREHWYDHFELRVAKVERAYGSKSRA, from the coding sequence ATGAGCGCCAGCTTCGCCAAACTGCCCAGCCCGCCGTACTACGCGGTGATCTTCAGCTCGCAACGCAACGGCGAGGACGACCCCGGCTACGGCCAGGCCGCGCAGCGCATGGTCGAACTGGCCGCGCAGCAGCCGGGCTTCCTCGGCGTCGAGTCGGTGCGCGGCGACGACGGCTACGGCATCACCGTAAGCTATTGGGCCGACGAGGCGGCCATCGCGGCCTGGAAGCGCCAGGCCGAGCACGCCGCCACCCGCGCCTACGGGCGCGAGCATTGGTACGACCATTTCGAATTGCGCGTGGCCAAGGTCGAGCGCGCGTACGGGAGCAAGAGCAGGGCATGA
- the trpD gene encoding anthranilate phosphoribosyltransferase, producing MPLTPQEALQRTIEHREIFHDEMVELMRTIMRGEVSPTMTAAILTGLRVKKETVGEIAGAATVLREFARPVEVADRSHLVDIVGTGGDGAHTFNISTASMFVVAAAGAKVAKHGNRSVSSKSGSADVLEALGAAIELQPEQVGQCIERAGIGFMFAPVHHPAMKVVAPVRREMGVRTLFNILGPLTNPAGAPSILMGVFHPDLVGIQVRVLQEMGAQRALVVWGRDGMDELSLGAGTLVGELRDGEVREYEVHPEDFGIAMAASRNLRVADAAESRVLLLQALENRDGLPREIVALNSGAALYAAGKSESIAEGIVLARQAIASGAARAKLDEFVALTRELAGA from the coding sequence ATGCCCCTGACCCCGCAAGAAGCCCTGCAGCGCACCATCGAGCACCGCGAAATCTTCCACGACGAAATGGTCGAGCTGATGCGCACGATCATGCGCGGCGAAGTCTCGCCGACCATGACCGCGGCGATCCTGACCGGCTTGCGGGTGAAGAAGGAAACCGTCGGCGAGATCGCCGGCGCGGCCACCGTGCTGCGCGAGTTCGCCCGTCCGGTCGAGGTCGCCGACCGCAGCCACCTGGTCGACATCGTCGGCACCGGCGGCGACGGCGCGCACACCTTCAACATTTCCACCGCCAGCATGTTCGTGGTCGCCGCGGCCGGGGCCAAGGTCGCCAAGCACGGCAACCGCAGCGTCTCGTCCAAGTCCGGCAGCGCCGACGTGCTCGAGGCGTTGGGCGCGGCGATCGAGCTGCAGCCCGAGCAGGTCGGGCAGTGCATCGAGCGCGCCGGGATCGGCTTCATGTTCGCGCCGGTGCACCACCCGGCGATGAAGGTGGTGGCGCCGGTGCGGCGCGAGATGGGCGTGCGCACCTTGTTCAATATTCTCGGCCCGCTGACCAATCCGGCCGGCGCGCCGAGCATCCTGATGGGCGTGTTCCATCCCGACCTGGTCGGCATCCAGGTGCGCGTGCTGCAGGAGATGGGCGCGCAGCGCGCGCTGGTGGTGTGGGGCCGCGACGGCATGGACGAGCTCTCGCTCGGCGCCGGCACCCTGGTCGGCGAACTGCGCGACGGCGAGGTGCGCGAGTACGAAGTGCACCCGGAGGATTTCGGCATCGCCATGGCCGCCAGCCGCAACCTGCGCGTGGCCGACGCGGCCGAGTCCAGGGTGTTGCTGCTGCAGGCGCTGGAGAACCGCGACGGCCTGCCGCGCGAGATCGTCGCGCTGAACTCCGGCGCGGCGCTGTACGCGGCCGGCAAGAGCGAAAGCATCGCCGAAGGCATCGTCCTGGCGCGCCAGGCGATCGCCTCGGGCGCGGCACGGGCCAAGTTGGACGAGTTCGTGGCGCTGACTCGGGAGTTGGCGGGGGCGTGA
- a CDS encoding aminodeoxychorismate/anthranilate synthase component II — MSVLMIDNYDSFTYNLVQYLQALGAPVQVIRNDELSVDEIERLAPERIVISPGPCTPDQAGVSLEVIRRLGASTPILGVCLGHQSLGQAYGGQVIRAKRIMHGKTSPIRHQGRGVFAGLPDGYEATRYHSLVVERESLPDCLEVTAWTEFDDGGFEEIMGLRHREHPVEGVQFHPESIKTEHGHALLRNFLQR, encoded by the coding sequence ATGTCCGTCCTGATGATCGACAACTACGACAGCTTTACCTACAACCTCGTCCAGTACCTGCAGGCGCTGGGCGCGCCGGTGCAGGTGATCCGCAACGACGAGCTGTCGGTGGACGAGATCGAGCGCCTGGCGCCGGAGCGGATCGTGATCTCGCCCGGCCCGTGCACGCCGGACCAGGCCGGGGTATCGCTGGAGGTGATTCGCCGGCTCGGCGCGAGCACCCCGATCCTGGGCGTGTGCCTGGGCCACCAGAGCCTGGGCCAGGCCTACGGCGGCCAGGTGATCCGGGCCAAGCGGATCATGCACGGCAAGACCTCGCCGATCCGGCACCAGGGCCGGGGCGTGTTCGCCGGCCTGCCGGACGGCTACGAGGCGACCCGCTACCACTCGCTGGTGGTCGAGCGCGAAAGCCTGCCGGACTGCCTGGAGGTCACCGCCTGGACCGAATTCGACGACGGCGGCTTCGAGGAGATCATGGGCCTGCGCCACCGCGAGCATCCGGTCGAGGGCGTGCAGTTCCACCCCGAGTCGATCAAGACCGAGCACGGCCACGCCCTGCTGCGCAATTTCCTGCAGCGATGA
- a CDS encoding HAMP domain-containing sensor histidine kinase, with the protein MSRWRPWPRSTSARLALAVTASFLLAFVLLGAGVHYAVSALLTQDARELVRVDAAGLVELYRDDGRAALLSELRERIASDEDPDAVYALTAHDGRMIVGDYPRLPTHRRGARWIEFAEPGGDGKLRVVAQLQRLPDGSTLLTGTRTRSQDRFLALMLRTALVALLVAASLGALVGWLTSRWVSRRLRHLDDTAERVGRGELALRATPDGSDDAFDRLARRFNAMLDRIEELLGGVRHATDHIAHDLRTPLTRLRNRLEELRARAEGDTAARLDAAIAETDQLLQSFGALLRLARIEAQPPVHDEPALDLAALAADAVELYTPIAAERGIALRIAATAQARVRGDADQLFQLLVNVLDNAVKYAPPASEVEVALRRERDEIVLEIGDRGPGIPAADRERVFDRFQRLEAHRGSPGIGLGMSLVRAIAHRHGGRIALLDQAPGLRVRVSLASAD; encoded by the coding sequence ATGAGCCGTTGGCGGCCGTGGCCGCGTTCGACCAGCGCGCGGCTGGCGTTGGCGGTGACCGCCTCCTTCCTGCTCGCCTTCGTCCTGCTCGGCGCCGGCGTGCATTACGCGGTGTCGGCGCTGCTGACCCAGGACGCGCGCGAACTGGTCCGGGTCGACGCCGCCGGCCTGGTCGAGCTGTACCGCGACGACGGCCGCGCCGCGCTGCTGAGCGAACTGCGCGAGCGCATCGCCAGCGACGAAGACCCCGACGCGGTCTACGCCCTGACCGCGCACGACGGGCGGATGATCGTCGGCGACTATCCGCGCCTGCCGACCCATCGGCGCGGCGCGCGCTGGATCGAGTTCGCCGAGCCGGGCGGCGACGGCAAGCTGCGCGTGGTCGCGCAGCTGCAGCGCCTGCCCGACGGCAGCACCTTGCTGACCGGCACCCGCACCCGCAGCCAGGACCGGTTCTTGGCGCTGATGCTGCGCACCGCGCTGGTGGCGCTGCTGGTCGCGGCCAGCCTGGGCGCGCTGGTCGGCTGGCTGACCTCGCGCTGGGTCTCGCGCCGGCTGCGCCATCTCGACGACACCGCCGAGCGGGTCGGCCGCGGCGAGCTCGCGCTGCGCGCCACGCCGGACGGCAGCGACGACGCTTTCGACCGGCTCGCGCGCCGCTTCAACGCCATGCTCGACCGGATCGAGGAATTGCTCGGCGGCGTGCGCCACGCCACCGACCACATCGCCCACGACCTGCGCACGCCGCTGACCCGGCTGCGCAACCGCCTGGAAGAACTGCGCGCGCGCGCCGAAGGCGATACCGCCGCGCGCCTGGACGCGGCCATCGCCGAGACCGACCAATTGCTGCAGTCGTTCGGCGCGCTGCTGCGGCTGGCGCGGATCGAGGCGCAGCCGCCGGTCCACGACGAGCCGGCGCTGGACCTGGCCGCGCTGGCCGCCGATGCGGTCGAGCTGTACACGCCGATCGCCGCCGAGCGCGGCATCGCGCTGCGCATCGCCGCGACGGCGCAGGCGCGGGTGCGCGGCGACGCCGATCAGTTGTTCCAACTGCTGGTCAACGTGCTCGACAACGCGGTCAAGTACGCGCCGCCGGCGAGCGAGGTCGAGGTCGCGCTGCGCCGCGAGCGCGACGAGATCGTGCTGGAGATCGGCGACCGCGGCCCGGGCATCCCGGCCGCCGACCGCGAGCGGGTGTTCGACCGCTTCCAGCGCCTGGAGGCGCATCGCGGCTCGCCCGGCATCGGCCTGGGCATGAGCCTGGTGCGGGCGATCGCGCACCGCCACGGCGGCCGCATCGCGCTGTTGGATCAGGCGCCGGGGTTGCGGGTGCGGGTGAGTCTGGCGAGCGCGGATTGA
- a CDS encoding response regulator transcription factor, which translates to MRVLIVEDDPHTAGFIAKGLREDGHAVDHADNGKDGLFLATTEPFDAIVLDRMLPGLDGMTLLQTLRGAGNRVPVLLLTALGDIDQRVEGLRAGADDYLVKPFAYAELSARLDSIARRGQAGGSEPTRLRVADLELDLLSREARRGDKRIELQPREFRLLEYLMRQAERVVTRTMLLEAVWDYHFDPQTNVIDVHISRLRQKIDQGFARPLLHTVRGAGYRLGA; encoded by the coding sequence ATGCGCGTCCTGATCGTCGAAGACGACCCCCACACCGCCGGTTTCATCGCCAAGGGGCTGCGCGAGGACGGCCACGCCGTCGACCATGCCGACAACGGCAAGGACGGCCTGTTCCTGGCCACCACCGAGCCCTTCGACGCGATCGTGCTCGACCGCATGCTGCCCGGACTGGACGGCATGACCCTGCTGCAGACCCTGCGCGGCGCCGGCAACCGCGTGCCGGTGCTGTTGTTGACCGCGCTCGGCGACATCGACCAGCGCGTCGAAGGCCTGCGCGCCGGCGCCGACGACTACCTGGTCAAGCCCTTCGCCTATGCCGAACTGTCGGCGCGGCTGGACAGCATCGCCCGCCGCGGCCAGGCCGGCGGCAGCGAGCCGACCCGGCTGCGGGTGGCCGATCTGGAACTGGACCTGCTCAGCCGCGAGGCGCGTCGCGGCGACAAGCGCATCGAGCTGCAGCCGCGCGAATTCCGCCTGCTCGAATACCTGATGCGCCAGGCCGAGCGCGTGGTGACCCGGACCATGCTGCTGGAGGCGGTGTGGGACTACCACTTCGATCCGCAGACCAACGTCATCGACGTGCATATCAGCCGGCTGCGGCAGAAGATCGACCAGGGCTTCGCGCGGCCGCTGCTGCACACCGTGCGCGGCGCCGGCTACCGGCTCGGCGCATGA